The proteins below are encoded in one region of Effusibacillus lacus:
- a CDS encoding MFS transporter yields MAHTASKGSKVTFLPLLALASVPLIMVLGNSMLIPILPTMQQELGISKFQASLVITLFSVPAGIIIPLAGFLSDRFSRKIVIIPGLILYALGGLLAGGAILLFDKPFAVIMAGRVIQGIGAAGTAPIAMALAGDIFKGGARSKALGLIEASNGLGKVLSPILGVLLALIFWYAVFFAFPILCVPAALAIWFFIKEPKKNGKAQKVKEYLGSLRTIFKREWKWLLTAYLAGASALFILFGVLFYLSQILEEKYNIDGLPKGGILAIPLLAMSATSYITGARIKKRKNLMKTLIVAGMLLIAGPLGLASFIKNTYVLLALLVISGIGTGLVLPCLNMLITSAVSKDERGIVTSFYGSVRFLGVAIGPPVFTWLMEISPTVMFLSVAGLAVASAILSLWIIKVPKDESPTPPAPGTVSFEFIRKLSAKRKARA; encoded by the coding sequence ATGGCTCATACGGCATCCAAAGGTTCAAAGGTTACCTTCTTGCCTCTCCTGGCTTTGGCAAGCGTGCCTCTGATCATGGTGCTCGGGAACTCCATGCTGATTCCAATCCTCCCCACTATGCAGCAAGAGCTGGGCATCTCAAAGTTCCAGGCAAGTTTGGTAATCACACTCTTTTCCGTGCCTGCGGGCATCATTATTCCGTTGGCAGGGTTCCTATCCGACCGGTTCAGCCGAAAAATCGTCATTATACCTGGGCTGATCCTGTACGCTCTGGGTGGGTTACTTGCAGGAGGAGCCATCCTGTTGTTTGACAAACCGTTTGCAGTGATTATGGCGGGACGGGTAATCCAGGGGATAGGAGCGGCGGGAACCGCACCGATAGCCATGGCCTTGGCAGGTGACATATTTAAAGGCGGGGCACGAAGCAAAGCACTGGGGTTGATCGAAGCATCAAACGGCCTTGGCAAGGTTCTAAGTCCGATTCTTGGAGTTTTATTGGCACTGATTTTTTGGTATGCGGTATTTTTTGCGTTTCCCATCCTTTGCGTACCCGCTGCCCTTGCCATCTGGTTTTTTATCAAAGAACCCAAGAAAAACGGAAAGGCGCAAAAGGTAAAAGAGTATCTGGGTTCCCTCAGGACGATTTTCAAACGGGAATGGAAATGGCTGCTGACCGCTTATCTTGCCGGTGCCAGCGCACTTTTTATTTTGTTTGGGGTTCTCTTTTACCTGTCCCAAATTCTTGAGGAAAAATATAATATCGACGGGTTGCCAAAAGGCGGCATTCTGGCCATACCGCTGCTGGCCATGTCAGCCACCTCCTATATTACGGGGGCTCGGATCAAGAAGCGAAAAAACCTGATGAAAACACTGATCGTTGCCGGTATGCTGCTGATTGCAGGTCCCTTGGGATTGGCTTCTTTTATAAAAAATACTTACGTCCTGCTGGCATTGCTTGTTATAAGCGGAATTGGAACGGGACTCGTATTGCCTTGCTTAAATATGCTGATCACTTCGGCTGTCAGCAAGGATGAGAGAGGGATTGTCACTTCCTTTTACGGCTCCGTAAGATTCCTTGGTGTCGCCATTGGTCCTCCCGTCTTTACCTGGCTGATGGAGATTTCACCAACTGTCATGTTCCTCTCCGTTGCCGGGTTGGCAGTTGCTTCCGCAATCCTTTCCTTGTGGATCATAAAAGTTCCGAAGGATGAATCTCCCACCCCTCCTGCTCCAGGTACCGTTTCCTTTGAATTCATCCGCAAACTCTCAGCAAAAAGAAAAGCGAGGGCGTAA